A single window of Aspergillus puulaauensis MK2 DNA, chromosome 5, nearly complete sequence DNA harbors:
- a CDS encoding uncharacterized protein (COG:S;~EggNog:ENOG410PR8S) has translation MQRAIEQAGSAFTGWISSCLFCLDSDGDDGRADHQQAMKQKGAEREMQVCHSQPHLVPPMKLVVYDDLPSPGPPRASSFSTWVMEEGRNMASRASGRASMSFRRKSTAPVRISAPTDFRRVTALPPNSEVSTEYRPLELSFQSSTNPLPDLPRFSDFGIEEDQPQQAPIARPPRALSSMTEVSYQTRPRTHRPSSSFNLPRKPVGSGSRRSSLATLELLMEKQVPVSHPLIPHFSIRDSTASVATGLATATLASPPTWPDSTVGILPLSNNPPPRGSHHATASTTHSPPNPITSQDKSLPQVPAKPPLASGRHSYEPPATPVDNGPFEPLAKSSPSRSSRVTQWLLQQSTAPKTPTNPNPTSRRPSFSDKFSMRIRSRTLSGSTLAPSINNVDTMPRTFKVAPATTTPPLSHTTTAGTMTTARTSTLGSRVEKEFEMPYVFTPRQTHSSHLSDEHPRSHPTIHEAQQHSPNNKFSYHTPDYHHDHHNYPAIGVAF, from the exons ATGCAGAGAGCAATTGAGCAAGCAGGATCCGCATTCACTGGCTGGATCTCGTCCTGTTTGTTCTGCCTCGATtcagatggcgatgatggacGTGCCGACCATCAGCAAGCCATGAAGCAGAAAG GTGCTGAGCGAGAGATGCAAGTATGCCACTCTCAGCCTCACCTTGTCCCTCCGATGAAGCTTGTTGTCTATGACGACCTACCTAGTCCTGGCCCCCCTCGTGCATCATCGTTCTCTACGTGGGTAATGGAAGAGGGCAGAAACATGGCTTCGCGAGCCTCCGGCAGGGCGAGCATGTCGTTCAGACGCAAGTCAACCGCTCCAGTGAGGATCAGTGCGCCGACGGACTTCAGGCGGGTAACAGCGTTGCCCCCAAACTCAGAGGTTTCGACTGAATACCGTCCTTTGGAGCTGAGCTTCCAGAGCTCAACAAACCCTCTGCCTGATCTCCCCCGCTTCAGTGATTTCGGGATCGAAGAAGACCAACCGCAGCAGGCACCTATCGCTCGGCCGCCGAGGGCTCTCTCGTCCATGACCGAGGTCTCATATCAAACTCGTCCCCGCACTCATCGCCCTTCGTCCTCCTTCAACCTACCTCGAAAGCCCGTGGGGTCTGGGTCCCGCCGGTCATCCCTCGCAACTCTGGAGCTACTAATGGAGAAGCAAGTCCCTGTTAGCCATCCTCTGATCCCACACTTTTCCATTCGCGATTCTACCGCCTCTGTAGCCACTGGTCTGGCTACCGCCACTCTTGCCTCTCCTCCCACATGGCCGGATTCAACCGTGGGGATCCTACCTCTCTCAAATAATCCCCCTCCGCGAGGGTCTCACCATGCTACTgcatcaacaacacacaGCCCCCCCAACCCAATAACATCACAGGACAAGTCACTCCCGCAAGTCCCGGCGAAGCCTCCCCTTGCATCTGGTAGGCACTCGTACGAACCCCCTGCGACCCCAGTGGATAATGGTCCCTTCGAACCGTTAGCCAAATCGTCTCCATCTCGTTCCAGCCGTGTAACGCAATGGCTCCTCCAACAATCCACGGCACCCAAAACTCCTACAAACCCCAATCCAACCTCGCGGAGGCCAAGTTTCAGCGACAAGTTTTCCATGCGCATCCGCTCCCGCACATTAAGCGGGTCAACCCTCGCTCCATCAATCAACAACGTTGATACCATGCCCCGAACCTTCAAAGTCGCTCCAGCTACAACAACGCCTCCGCTCTCGCATACCACCACAGCAGGTACAATGACAACAGCACGGACATCCACTCTTGGTTCCCGGGTCGAGAAGGAGTTCGAAATGCCATACGTTTTCACTCCGAGGCAAACCCACTCAAGCCATTTGTCTGACGAGCACCCCCGCTCCCACCCGACAATTCACGAAGCGCAGCAACATAGCCCTAATAATAAATTCAGTTACCACACCCCCGACTACCACCACGATCATCATAATTATCCCGCCATTGGAGTGGCATTTTGA